Genomic DNA from Coregonus clupeaformis isolate EN_2021a chromosome 26, ASM2061545v1, whole genome shotgun sequence:
tgattgtgtgtgtgtgtgtgtgatttttgtGCATGATGTGTTTGTGCTTGCCTgcaagacgtgtgtgtgtgtgtgtgtagtgtgctgTGTTATCAGGCCCAAACTGCTCGGGGATCCAGACAGTGTCCATTATTGCATTACCAGGAGAATTACCCAGGATTCCTGTGACATGGTGAGATTGTCAGTTACCGTGACAACTAAGTGACGCATCAGAGTCAGAGGAACGTTATAAGATGGGTGGGTTGTTTACATCAGAACATCCACAGCAATGGAAGCTTTAGTCACCGAACACACTGCTTCCCTTTATCTAGAGTGAAGTGGAGCGAAAGTGATAAAGGGAATAAGGAAAACAGGAGGTAGAGGGAGAATGTGTGCGTAAGAGAGAACTATGTCGAGCCGGATTGAGCTGGATAAAGGTCACATAAGGTGACAATGATGAAAGACTCATGGTGTAGTTAGTACATCCTCCTATTCCTATGGGCCTGTGTAATGCATATACAGGATGTTTGTATGTTTTGCAGGtagggtgtttgtgtgtctcatatgaatgtgtttgtgtgttgcagAGCCACCACTAACAACAAGGTGAAGGAGACTGTGGCTCTAGAGCTGAGCTTTGTCAACTCCAACCTGCAGCTACTGAAGGAAGAACTAGAGGAACTCAACAGCAATATGGAGGTCTACCAGACCGAGAggtaacacatacagtacacacacacacacacacatcatggtgGAGGGTGTGGACACTCAATGCGCTGATGACCTATTTGCTTTAATTATAGCTTAATGAGAGTGGCCTGGAATGCTAGTAATGAGGCGCTAGTAATCCAGCCCAGCTGAAGCTCAGGGTCACAAGTGGTGCAAATCCTTTGATTTAGACTctcattacagtttttttcagtcgctttggtgcaattttcacaactcttagtacaaaactcaaaacagatcatcaaaaaggtagttgtttcaaaactctaagcacattttcaattaaccaagtacaacacacaaaatcatacagtcactttttcaccaaacttaatcagtgtttcatGTAAATTAATAGATGACATTCACTGCTATAAACCTGTCTCCAATATAATCGCATAATTTACACAGACCCACCGCGGACCTTCGTATGAAAAGGCATCCCACGGTCTGTTTTGTCAACGAGCTCAATGTATTCCAAATACTTGTGGTAACCAGATGATCCCAATAATTTAGGTAGCCTATTAAATGATGCCCCCTCTGGTATGATCTATTGCGAACTGTCTGGGACTCGTTGTTGGCTTGCTCTTTACTACGCAAAGATATTTGACTTATTAAGTCAAAGACGAAATGAACTGCAATACACTGATCTCAAATATATTTGCATACTAGGCTACACAGAACCACGGCGGACCCATTGTGTAAAATCTGAGTATTTTCGCTGTATTAAAGTGTGTCCCAGTGCAACATGCCTAGCTGTGCCCACTGGGGCTAGGCTTACGGAGCGCTCTTTGAAATAAGTGCTAGTATCGCAGTATTCCAACGGATCGAGTTATCTCACCACACCTGTGGGGTAGGTAGGAAATACTTTTTaacttatgatatctaccagtaaatgctaactaagacaaaaatgggtatgcaaaccaggtattgaaaaagttttGTCTGAAGTCTTTGTTAGTAGGCGATTTGCGATGGGCAATTCAGTCATCATGCACAGTTTGCATGAACAGTTtctaaaggctttcccaaaaaaaacttctcaattaaatgtttacTGCAAAGTAGACCTACCTGACAGAATGATATCATGCTGATTTGTATCAATGGGGAGGGCTTTAAGCATTGTTGTGCTTAGAACATCCCATTTAtgtctattttttatttaaaaaatgtgattttgagagtgaaaatctgaaAAATATATAGGAAAACTCATAGAAAAACAGGAAAACaggatttttcacacagggcaccTTTCCTTAGCCGGGCGGGCCATTTGGGAATTTTTGCCAAAATGTAACTCTACccgcttctccaggcaccactacaccactgcatagggcaGATGGAAGTCACACGCAGCATGATGTTCaaggataagcagtccattcacttggacataataagccagtaagTCCCAATCagaagaatacaaaaacacaaccattaggcTAAGCATTTCCCAATTGACATGTACAattattacttcccattgcaaaacaCATTTAACGTTTAGCACACAGAGTAACGGGTGATCTAAAGTTTAAATGCCACAATGTTTCAGTTATATGTTTCAGTTATTTTGAAAGAGATATCTAACAACTGCAAGTGagctgcaataaaaaacacagttccactcaccagatcaTTTTAAACTTAACTTCTttttgaaagttattcttgaaaagggagaagctaacaatttagcaacaacatcctcttcgaTAAGCCAAAAATAGTGATCATTCGATTGctaaaacattgaaaatattccattgtcttgTCAGGTCCACATTTTGTAaacatcaatagaaaaataggaaattactatgaaataatacaatatttcaatTGTGTATAGTTGACTTTATTATTTTTAATGCCATCATcgcatctctgctcaggcagtagcagcaaGCCAGACAGACAATGTAATCTATGTGCTCACCATACTGTACACTCTTTAggcatcctatttagctaggctagcctgcctaagtatgctgcagagctgtctgatcGCAATCATTTGACTAGCTCTtcaaagtacactatatatacaaatgtatgtggacaccccttcaaattagtggattctgctatttcagctacacccgttgcacacagccatgcaatctccatagacaaacattggcagtagaatggcctaactgaagagctcagtgactttcaatgtggcaccgttataggatgccacctatccaacaagtcagtttgtcaaatttctgccctgctagagctgccccggtcaactgtaagtgctgttattgtgaagtggaaatttctaggagaaacaacggctcagccacgaagttgTTGTTCACACAAgaacacagaacaggaccgctgagtgctgaagcgtgtaaaaaataatctgtcctcggttgcaacacttactaccgagttccaaactgcctctggatgcaacgtcagcacaagaactgtccgccattggactctggaacagtggaaacacattctctggagtgatgaatcacgcttgaccatctggcagtccgcaggaggaatctgggtttggcggatgccaggagaattctatcttccccaatgcatagtgccaactgtaaagtttgctggaggaggagtaatggtctggtgctgtttttcatggtctagtttaggccccttagttccagtgaagggaaatctttacgctacagcatacaatgacgttctagacgattctatgcttccaactttgtggcaacagtttggggaaggccctttcctgtttcagcatgacaatacccccgtgcacaaagcgaggtccatacagaaatggtttgtcgagatcagtgtggaagaaattaactggcctgcacagaggcctcaaccccattgaacatctttgggatgaattggaatgccgactagggagccaggcctaatcgcccaacatcagtcaatgcccgacctcactaatgctcttatggctgaactgaagtccctgcagcaatattccaacatctagtgaaaagccttcccagaaaagtggagtgttacctgttttgagttttgtactaagaggaAAAAAAATCACCACAttcttgtgaaaatagtaccaaagtgaTAATAAAAACTGTAATTAACAggcagggggtggaggggtgatgTGCTACTGACCAAAATGGTTACTGTCATAatagggatggggtggggggaggcAGATAGCAAAGCAGATGTGGATGTATGTGACATGTCATTCACACATATAttgatctctcttctctctccttcagtgAAGCCATCAATGTTCCCATGATCCCACTCGGTCTGAAGGAGACCAAGGAAGTGGACCTCACTGTCCCTCTCAAGGTCAGGAGAAaaatatgcctctctctctctctctcatatgcctctctctctcatatgcctcctttctttctttctttctttctttctttctttctttctttctttctttctttctttctttctttctttctttctttctttctttctttctttctttctttctttctttctttctttctttctttctttctttctttctttctttctttctttctttctttctttctttctttctttctttctttctttctttctttctttctttctttctttctttcttttctttctttctttctttctttctttctttctttctttctttctttctttctttctttctttctttctttctttctttctttcttttctttctttctttctttctttctttctttctttctttctttctttctttctttctttctttctttctttctttctttctttctttctttctttctttctttctttctttctttctttctttctttctttctttctttctttctttctttctttctttctttctttctttctttcgaaAGTGACCGATcttgtcctcttctctctcaggacTATATCTGTGAGCACTACGGGGAGGACAGCTCGCTGTTTGAGAAGGAGATCAATGAGTTTATGGAGCTCAGACAGGTTAGAACTAAAGTCAACTGCTCTTAAAACCACTGCCACCTAGTGGCTTTAGCTAGCTAAATCACTAACAATATAAACTGGTGGCTAACTGTTTAATAATTCTCAGAGAATCATATCATTTATACACTGTGGGAGTATAAATTATACGATATTCTGTTTTGTGAATAAACAATTATATTTTAGTTGGTAAATGTGTTCATATTAATGTTGTTGACATAGCTTGTAAATATAGTATTATATAGTCATGTCATCAAATGTTGCATTGAGTGTGTGTTCTAAAATATGAGTGTGTGTTTTCATATGTATGTGCTAATATATGCCTCTGTGATTATCAGGCCATGCGTACACCCAGTCGTAACGAGGCAGGTTTGGAGCTCCTGGTGGAGTATTATAACCAGCTGTACTATCTGGACCAGAGGTTCTTCCCCACACACAGAACACTAGGAGTCCACTTCCACTGGTCAGACTCTATTACTCTCACACAAACTCTTCacttacagtaccttcagaaaggaTACACACTCAAATGCACACATGCATacagagacacgcacacagaAACCTTTCTGGtttccctccttctctttctttccttcagaaagtattcataccccttgacttattctacactttgttgtgttacagcctgaattcagaattgatttttttgttgttgatctcacccatctacacactataccataatgacaaagtgaaaacatgtttttagaaatatttgcaaatttattgaaaatgaaatacagaaatatctcatttagataagtattcacacgcctgagtcaatacatgttacaatcacatttggcagcgattacagctgtgagtctttctgggtaagtctctaagagctttgcacacctggattgtacaatattggttgtacaagttggttgttgatcatgctagacagccattttcaagtcttgccatagaataggccactcaggaacattcaatgtcgtcttggtaagcaactccagtgtatattttggccttgtgttttaggttattgtcctggtgaaaggtggatttgtctcccagtgtctgttggaaagcagactgaaccaggttttcctctaggattttgcctgtgcttagctctattctgtttcctttttatcctaaaatactccctagtccttgccaataacaagcatacccataacatgatacagacaccaccatgcttgaaaatatgaagagtggtaataagtgatgtgttggatttgccccaaacataacgctttgtattcaggacatgaagttattttttgttgttttactttagtgccttattacaaacaggatgtatgttttggaatattttttatttaaatatttcatttttttcactctgtaatttaggttagtattgtagagtaactacaatgttgttgatccatcctcagttttctcctatcacagccattaaactcttaactgttttaaagtcaccattggcctcatggtgaaatccctgagcggtttccttcctcttcggcaactgagttcagaaggatgcctgtatcttagtagtaactgggtgtattgatgcaccattcaaattgtaatgaataacttcaccatgctaaaagggataatcaatgtctgcttttttattttgtatttaccaataggtgcccttctttgcaaggcattgggacttattatgtgacttgttaagcacatttttactcctgaacatatttaggcttgccataacaaaggggttgaatacttattgactcaagacatttcagcttttcatttgtaaataGTTTTTAAActattctaaaaacataattctactttgacattatagggtaatgtgtttaggccagtgacacaaagttcaggctgtatcacagcaaaatgtggaaaaagtcaaagggtgtgaatactttctgaaggcacaccCACTCAACCTTTCTTTTCTTAGTCACTCCTAACCTTGGAATTGTGTGTCTCACCAATCTTCTCTCTGTTTTTTAAGTTTAGATTGactcccccctctcactctccttctctctctgtctctctctctccccctcgtcccCCCCACCACTGTCTCTAGGTATGACTCTCTGACGGGTGTGCCGTCATGCCAGCGTGCGTTGGCATTTGAGAAGGGCAGTGTGCTGTTCAACGTGGGAGCTCTCTACACACAGATGGGAGCCAGACAGGACCGCTCTGCTGCAGCTGGCATAGACAGGGCTATAGACGCTTTCCAGAGAGCCGCAGGTAGGcctaaacacacgcacacacaaactacTGATACAGGAACACAACCACAAGGGGCCCTGGTGAGGAAATACCAGTGCCTGAGAATCTACACATTAACACACCACAGTTGGAGTTCACACACAACTCCTGCAGATCATACATGTCATACCCATACTCAACTGTCATCTTCTCTTTGTATGAATATTTTTTTTATCTGCGTTTGACAGTTTTTCTGTTCTTACAAGTGTATTCAATCTGTATGTGTCCAGGTGCATTTAACTACCTGAAGGACAACTTTTCCAACGCTCCCAGTCTGGATATGAGCGGCACGTCGCTATGCATGCTGGTCCGGCTGATGATCGCCCAAGTGCAGGAGTGTGTGTTCGAACGGGTCACACTcaccacacaggacacacacttcACCTCCCAGCTACAAGTGGCTCAAGAGGCCGCACGAGTGAGGGGACcagtctgtctgtgttgtgtgtgtgtgtgtgtgtgtgtgtgtgtgtgtagatatcCAACATGTTGTATTCACTGGTGCTCAAGACCTTGATCCAGTGCCCTTGTTAAAGACTTCTCTTCCGttcacctcactctctctctgtctgtgtgtacctacagccgtggtcaaaagttttgagaatgacacaagtattggtcttcacaaagtttgctgcttcagtgtttttagatatttttgtcagatgttactatggtatactgaagtataattacaagcattccataagtgtcaaaggcttttattgacaattacattaagtttatgcaaagagtcaatatttgcagtgttgacccttctttttcaagacctctgcaatccgccctggcatgctgtcaattaacttctgggccacatcctgactgatggcagcccattcttgcataatcaatgcttggagtttgtcagaatttgtggggttttgtttgtccacccacctcttgaggattgaccacaagttctcaatgggattaaggtctggggagtttcctggccatggaaccaaaatttcgatgtttggttccccgagccacttagttatcacttttgccttatggcaaggtgctccatcatgctggaaaaggcattgttagTCACCAAActgttggatggttgggagaagttgctgtcagaggatgtgttgataccattctttattcatggctgtgttcttaggcaaaattgtgattgagcccactcccttggctgagaagcaaccccacacatgaatggtctcaggatgctttactgttggcatgacacaggactgatggtagcgctcaccttgtcttctccggacaagcttttttccggatgccccaatcggaaaggggattcatcagagaaaatgactttaccccagtcctcagcagtccaatccctgtaccttttgtagaatatcagtctgtccctgatggttttcctggagagaagtggcttcctcgctgcccttcttgacaccagaccatcctccaaaagtcttcgcctcactgtgcgtgcagatgcactcacacctgcctgctgccattcctgagcaagctctgcactggtggtaccccgatcccgcagctgaatcaactttaggagacggtcctggcgcttactggactttcttgggcgccctgaagccttcttcacaacaattgaacctctctccttgaagttcttgatgatccgataaatggttgatttaggtgcaatcttactagcagcaatatccttgcctgtgaagccctttttgtgcaaagcaatgacgacggcacgtgtttccttgcaggtaaccatgattaacagaggaagaacaatgatttcaagcaccaccctcctttttaaagcttccagtctgttattcgaactcaatcagcatgacagagtgatctccagccttgtcctcgtctacactctcacctgtgttaacgagagaatcactgacatgatgtcagctggtcctgtggcagggctgaaatgcagtggaaatgttttttgggggttaagttcattttcatggcaaagagggactttgcaattaattgcaattcatctgatcactcttcataacattctggggtatatgcaaattgccatcataaaaactgaggcagcagactgtgaaaatttatatttttgtcattctcaaaacttttgaccacaactgtacatgcGCGTGCGTGCGTAGGTATCAGATTGGTATAGCTTGGTGCTCCAGACCATGTCCCAAACCCTGGTTAAGGACTAtgttccattctctctctctctctctctctctctctctctctctctctctctctctctctctctctctctctctctctctctctctctctctctctctctctctctctctctctctctctctctctctctctctctctctctctctctctctctctctctcaattcaatagacttaattgacatggcaagttaaattacttacattgtcgaAGGACACATACTGTATAACAACAATGGTCGGACTAacagtaataaaataataataattgtaggCCTAGTACTCGTAGTAGTGGGAATGATATTAACagtaactacaacaacaatagtAATGAGAATAATATTAAATAAAAGTAATAGTAGTAGGCTAGTTTTACATGACTGAAAAGCCACATGGCATGgtgcactacatgaccaaaagtatgtggacacctactcgaacctctcattccaaaatcctgggcattaatatggagttggtcccccctttgctgctataacatcatccactcttctgggaaagatttccactagatgttggaacattgctgcggggacttgcttccattcagccacaagagcattagggaggtcgggcactgatgttgggcgatgaggcctggctcgcagtcggcattcagATTCATCCCAAAGGattttgatggggttgaggtcagggctctgtgcaggacagtcaagttcttccacaccaatctcgacaaaccatttctgtatggacctcgctttgtgcacgggggcattgtcatgctgaaacaggaaagggctttccccaaactgttgccacaaagttggaagcacagaatcttctagaatatcattgtatactgtagcgttaagatttcctttcactggaactaaggggcctagcccgaaccacgaaaacagccccagactattattcctcatccaccaaactttacagttggcactatgcattggggcaggtagcgttctcctggcatccgccaaacccagatttgtccgtcggactgctagatggtcaagcgtgattcatcactccagagaatgcgtttccactgctccagagtccaatggcggacagttcttgtgctgactttgcttccagaggccttttggagtgttgcaaccgatgacagacgatttttacgcactatgtgcttcagcactcggcggtcccgttctgtgagcttgtgtggcctaccacttcgcagttgaagcgttgttgctcctagacgttcccACTTTGCAATAACAGCACCTATAGTTGAGCGGGGCAGCTCTACCAGGGCAGACATTTgaggaactgacttgttggaaaggtgccatcctatggcggtgccacattgaaagtcactgagctcttcagtaagactaTTCTACTTTATTAGATGTTTTACGGTAGTTTGGTGCTCCAGACCATGTCAGCCCCTAGTGAAGGACTATGTTCCGttctcctgactctctctctctctctctctctccatccctctctttccctctttcgcTATAGGTATCAGACGTGTATAGCTTGGTGCTCCAGACCATGTCTCAGCCCCTAGTGAAGGACTATGTCCCATTCTCCTGGGCCTCCATGGTTCAGGTGAAAACAGAACACTTCAGAGCTCTCTCACACTATTATGCTGCTGTCGCTCTCTGTGACCACACACGTAAGTACCACTGTGCAGTGTGTGTTGAGTTGAGTCTGATATTGATGATAGTGGTGGTTCAGAAAATTGGcctgttagagtgtgtgtgtgtgtgtgtgtgtgtgtgaattccagtaaatgtgtgtctatgtgccagtgtatatgtgtgttgtgTCCCGTAGAGTCTATTGATGAAGAAGAGTGtgatgaagagggagagaaggcTCTCCTCCAGCTCCATGTCAGTAATCCTGCCGGACCACCACTCAGCCAGGTGCTCAGAGACCCCGAGGAGAGACGCAAACTGGGTGAGCACACACGTAAGCGCACAAActcaccaaacacacacatactcaacTAATCAGCGCAACAGTTTTcagttgtgctaacataattgcaaaagggttttctaatgatcaattagccttttaaaatgtaaacttggattagcaaatacgaatccattggaacacaggactgatggttgctgataatgggcctctgtacacctatgtagatattccattaaaaatctgccatttccagctacaatagccatttataacattaacaatgtctacactgtatttctgatcaatttgatgttattttaatggacaaaaaaattgcttttctttcgaaaacaaggacatttgaaagtgacccaaaacttttgaacCGGGAAAAAatgacatatggaatcatgtagtaaccaaaaaatatatataatttgtatatattttatatttgagattcttcaaatagccttgatgacagctttgcacactcttgtcattctctcaaccagcttcatgaggtagtcacctggaatgcatttcaattaacaggtttgccttgttaaaagttaatttgtggaatttatttccttcttaaagcgtttgagacaatcagttgttgtgacaaggtagggggagtatacagaagatagctctatttggtactttgaaagtttcttcaagtgcagtcgcaaaaaccatcaagcgctatgatgaaactggctgtcatgaggaccaccacaggaaaggaagacctagagttacctctgctgcaaaggataagttcattagagttaccagcctcagatattgcagcccaaataaatgcttcacagagttcaagtatcagacacatctcaacatcaactgttcagaggagactgcgtaaatcaggccttcatggtcgaattgttgcaaagaaaccactactaaaggacaccagtaagaagaggagacttgcttgggccaagaaacacgcacAATggggacattagaccggtggaaatctgtccttttggtctgatggttccaaccgctgtgtcttttgtgagacgtagagtaggtgaacggatgatctccgcatgtgtagttcccaccgtgaagcatggaggagaaggtgtgatggtgtgggggtgctttgctgttgacactgtcagtgatttatttagaactcaaggcacacttaaccagcatggctaccacagcattctgcagcaatacgccatcccatctggtttgcgcttagtgggactatcatttctttttcaataggacaatgacccaacacacctccaggatgtgtaagggctatttgaccaagaagcagagtgatggagtgctgcatcagatcacctggcctccacaatcacctgatttcaacccaa
This window encodes:
- the LOC121540033 gene encoding rhophilin-1 isoform X3; translation: MEVYQTESEAINVPMIPLGLKETKEVDLTVPLKDYICEHYGEDSSLFEKEINEFMELRQAMRTPSRNEAGLELLVEYYNQLYYLDQRFFPTHRTLGVHFHWYDSLTGVPSCQRALAFEKGSVLFNVGALYTQMGARQDRSAAAGIDRAIDAFQRAAGAFNYLKDNFSNAPSLDMSGTSLCMLVRLMIAQVQECVFERVTLTTQDTHFTSQLQVAQEAARVSDVYSLVLQTMSQPLVKDYVPFSWASMVQVKTEHFRALSHYYAAVALCDHTQSIDEEECDEEGEKALLQLHVSNPAGPPLSQVLRDPEERRKLGEHTRKAHLRRAVIRHEEAMRVHGLCKILRKMDILQEVLSFMHKRSLDKYSEMDREDDFDETAEAPEIHSQTQQKPDIIPPNFSTVPVTDIFQRLGPLSVFCARARWGPVRVVCLQRGEGGLGLTVRGDSPVLVAGVVSGGCAEEAGLREGDYIVAVDGEDCKWAKHGEVVHNLKSCSDRGVELSVITLHTHDTLVERRSVMLSPNRDKENTWQRTMGGAKGQSSASLLNWNRKKNRGGGGFTKRLGSTFSLPFGNLRDSESMY
- the LOC121540033 gene encoding rhophilin-1 isoform X2; its protein translation is MGEEPATREPEMSDAGSDEELEIPTPMMEQGSHDGSIRKGCDPCSQTQRSKLQHRRARINQQINKEMRMRAGAENLFRATTNNKVKETVALELSFVNSNLQLLKEELEELNSNMEVYQTESEAINVPMIPLGLKETKEVDLTVPLKDYICEHYGEDSSLFEKEINEFMELRQAMRTPSRNEAGLELLVEYYNQLYYLDQRFFPTHRTLGVHFHWYDSLTGVPSCQRALAFEKGSVLFNVGALYTQMGARQDRSAAAGIDRAIDAFQRAAGAFNYLKDNFSNAPSLDMSGTSLCMLVRLMIAQVQECVFERVTLTTQDTHFTSQLQVAQEAARVSDVYSLVLQTMSQPLVKDYVPFSWASMVQVKTEHFRALSHYYAAVALCDHTQSIDEEECDEEGEKALLQLHVSNPAGPPLSQVLRDPEERRKLGKAHLRRAVIRHEEAMRVHGLCKILRKMDILQEVLSFMHKRSLDKYSEMDREDDFDETAEAPEIHSQTQQKPDIIPPNFSTVPVTDIFQRLGPLSVFCARARWGPVRVVCLQRGEGGLGLTVRGDSPVLVAGVVSGGCAEEAGLREGDYIVAVDGEDCKWAKHGEVVHNLKSCSDRGVELSVITLHTHDTLVERRSVMLSPNRDKENTWQRTMGGAKGQSSASLLNWNRKKNRGGGGFTKRLGSTFSLPFGNLRDSESMY
- the LOC121540033 gene encoding rhophilin-1 isoform X1 — its product is MGEEPATREPEMSDAGSDEELEIPTPMMEQGSHDGSIRKGCDPCSQTQRSKLQHRRARINQQINKEMRMRAGAENLFRATTNNKVKETVALELSFVNSNLQLLKEELEELNSNMEVYQTESEAINVPMIPLGLKETKEVDLTVPLKDYICEHYGEDSSLFEKEINEFMELRQAMRTPSRNEAGLELLVEYYNQLYYLDQRFFPTHRTLGVHFHWYDSLTGVPSCQRALAFEKGSVLFNVGALYTQMGARQDRSAAAGIDRAIDAFQRAAGAFNYLKDNFSNAPSLDMSGTSLCMLVRLMIAQVQECVFERVTLTTQDTHFTSQLQVAQEAARVSDVYSLVLQTMSQPLVKDYVPFSWASMVQVKTEHFRALSHYYAAVALCDHTQSIDEEECDEEGEKALLQLHVSNPAGPPLSQVLRDPEERRKLGEHTRKAHLRRAVIRHEEAMRVHGLCKILRKMDILQEVLSFMHKRSLDKYSEMDREDDFDETAEAPEIHSQTQQKPDIIPPNFSTVPVTDIFQRLGPLSVFCARARWGPVRVVCLQRGEGGLGLTVRGDSPVLVAGVVSGGCAEEAGLREGDYIVAVDGEDCKWAKHGEVVHNLKSCSDRGVELSVITLHTHDTLVERRSVMLSPNRDKENTWQRTMGGAKGQSSASLLNWNRKKNRGGGGFTKRLGSTFSLPFGNLRDSESMY